A genomic region of Choristoneura fumiferana chromosome 17, NRCan_CFum_1, whole genome shotgun sequence contains the following coding sequences:
- the LOC141437358 gene encoding putative inorganic phosphate cotransporter, producing the protein MSSPIEESPIINADIEEDVTTSHRNLVVEDREETTGWIKSRTVLGIMGFLGFANVYAMRVNLSVAIVAMINSTAPVPSNESAVDVCPAGIPDNSTNIPKTGDLNWSVEQQSIILGSFFYGYVLTQIPGGRIAELFGGKLVYGVGVLLTALFTILSPIAAYTDFKFFIVVRVLEGLGEGVTYPAMHAMLARWIPPMERSKFAAYVYAGSNFGTVISLPISGWLCTLDFAGGWPLCFYLFGGLGVVWFVAWMFLVYDAPQSHPRICPKEIEYITHCIGPQEEKRGMAIPWCKFLTCVPLWAILIAQCGQSWLFYTQLTELPTYMNNILHFDIVSNARLSAIPYFTSWVAGIIICIFADWVLAKGWISRLNSMKLWNTVAAFIPAFGLLGIAWAGCDRTAVMLLLSITSAFGGAVYAGNQMNHIDLSPQFAGTMYGITNAASNICGFMAPYVIGHIISSDQQTLGQWREVFYLAAAIDLGANLFYLFFASTDEQDWSLSESDDMTAPEESILFPES; encoded by the exons ATGTCATCCCCTATCGAAGAAAGCCCCATAATTAACGCGGACATCGAGGAAGATGTGACGACCAGTCATCGTAATCTAGTAGTGGAAGATCgag AGGAAACAACAGGATGGATCAAAAGTCGAACAGTTCTTGGCATCATGGGCTTCTTGGGTTTTGCCAATGTATATGCCATGCGTGTCAATTTGTCCGTGGCCATTGTGGCGATGATCAACTCAACAGCCCCTGTTCCATCAAATGAATCTGCCGTAGATGTATGTCCGGCAGGCATACCGGACAATAGCACAAATATACCa aaaactgGTGATTTAAATTGGTCTGTTGAACAGCAGAGCATTATATTAGGGTCTTTTTTCTACGGATATGTACTTACACAG attcCGGGAGGCAGAATAGCAGAATTGTTTGGAGGGAAATTAGTCTATGGTGTAGGTGTGTTATTAACAGCACTCTTCACCATTCTTAGTCCAATTGCTGCTTATACGGATTTCAAGTTTTTCATTGTTGTGCGAGTATTGGAAGGTTTGGGTGAAGGTGTGACATACCCAGCAATGCATGCTATGCTGGCTCGTTGGATCCCACCAATGGAGAGATCTAAATTTGCTGCATATGTTTATGCAG gATCCAACTTCGGCACAGTAATTTCACTACCCATCTCAGGTTGGCTCTGCACCCTTGACTTTGCGGGCGGTTGGCCGCTCTGCTTCTACTTGTTTGGAGGCCTTGGGGTTGTCTGGTTCGTTGCTTGGATGTTCTTGGTCTATGATGCACCGCAGAGTCACCCAAGGATATGTCCGAAAGAAATAGAATATATTACCCATTGCATCGGGCCACAA gaAGAGAAACGAGGCATGGCCATACCATGGTGTAAGTTCCTGACTTGCGTGCCGCTATGGGCCATTCTCATAGCTCAGTGCGGTCAATCCTGGCTCTTCTACACGCAGCTAACAGAATTACCCACCTATATGAACAATATATTGCATTTTGATATCGTCTCC AACGCCAGGCTGTCTGCTATTCCGTATTTCACGTCGTGGGTGGCCGGTATAATCATCTGCATATTCGCCGACTGGGTGCTGGCAAAGGGATGGATATCACGACTTAATAGCATGAAGCTTTGGAACACAGTTG CGGCGTTTATCCCAGCGTTTGGGCTGCTCGGTATCGCTTGGGCGGGCTGCGACCGTACTGCTGTTATGCTGCTATTGAGCATCACGTCAGCCTTCGGAGGCGCCGTGTACGCCG GTAACCAGATGAACCACATCGATCTGTCCCCGCAATTCGCGGGCACCATGTACGGGATAACAAATGCTGCAAGCAACATTTGCGGCTTCATGGCGCCGTACGTGATTGGACATATCATTAGCAGCGACCAA cAAACCCTGGGCCAGTGGCGGGAAGTGTTCTACTTGGCTGCGGCCATTGACCTCGGCGCTAATCTGTTCTACTTGTTCTTCGCTAGTACAGATGAACAG GACTGGTCTCTTTCGGAGAGCGATGACATGACAGCTCCTGAGGAGAGCATCCTCTTCCCGGAGTCATAG
- the LOC141437365 gene encoding transmembrane protein 19-like encodes MAPNNSSKAHINNDHIVTVLVCAIAIPLSMSLWIINLIYTKFVARMKGLMVSSFFDEPVVISPARWLAACFIPIMIAFYGYQKKSLNLSGALFGIVVGFVLTLSNFCFLATLLTFFTSSSKATKFRPHLKRKIEEDFKEGGQRNWIQVLCNAGMATQLALLYLMDVGASEKPIDFFNHYRASWLSMGVLGVFACCNGDTWASELGTVMAKSDPFLITSFKKVPNGTNGGVTLIGTFFSMVGGTVIGLSQYLATFYFSDKASWDNAPPQWPLILFGAFAGFFGSLIDSFMGATLQYSGLDKDGKIVSHSSKSVKHISGRNVLDNHSVNLITTVIMGLLMPTISKSLWPII; translated from the exons ATGGCTCCAAACAACAGTAGCAAAGCTCATATAAACAATGACCATATCGTTACGGTTCTAGTATGTGCCATAGCAATACCGCTATCAATGTCTTTAtggattattaatttaatttataccaaatttgtTGCAAGAATGAAGGGTTTGATGGTAAGTTCTTTTTTTGAtg AACCTGTTGTTATATCACCAGCACGCTGGTTGGCAGCATGCTTCATACCCATCATGATAGCCTTTTATGGGTACCAAAAAAAAAGTCTGAATCTAAGTGGGGCCTTGTTTGGCATTGTTGTGGGATTTGTACTTACTCTGAGCAATTTCTGCTTTCTGGCAACACTGTTAACATTCTTTACGTCTTCATCTAAAGCAACAAAATTTAGGCCACATTTGAAAAGGAAGATAGAAGAAGATTTCAAAGAAG GTGGACAGAGAAATTGGATCCAAGTGCTATGCAATGCTGGAATGGCAACACAGTTAGCTTTGCTGTATTTGATGGATGTCGGCGCTTCGGAAAAGCCGATAGATTTCTTCAATCATTACCGGGCATCTTGGTTGTCAATGGGTGTTCTTG GTGTATTCGCCTGTTGCAACGGTGACACTTGGGCCTCAGAACTGGGCACCGTAATGGCCAAGTCCGACCCTTTCCTCATAACGTCGTTTAAAAAAGTTCCAAACGGTACAAACGGCGGCGTCACACTTATAGGAACTTTTTTTAGCATGGTCGGCGGCACTGTCATCGGACTGTCCCAGTATTTGGCCACTTTTTACTTCTCTGATAAAGCTTCGTGGGATAATGCTCCGCCACAGTGGCCTCTGATCCTGTTTGGAGCGTTTGCCGGGTTTTTCGGAAGCTTGATAGACTCTTTCATGGGAGCGACGCTACAATATTCGG gtCTGGACAAAGATGGCAAGATAGTGTCACACTCTTCCAAGTCAGTGAAGCACATTAGCGGAAGGAACGTACTTGATAACCACAGTGTGAATCTCATAACCACCGTAATTATGGGTCTACTCATGCCTACAATAAGCAAGAGCTTGTGGCCAATAATATGA
- the LOC141437160 gene encoding arf-GAP with coiled-coil, ANK repeat and PH domain-containing protein 2-like has protein sequence MKPLIDFDECLRDSPKFREQLETEEASIDGLEQKLDKVLKACSVMIDSGKTYMSHRGSFTNALWDLSSYFSEDPTVIATLNRMIHALQEMNKFHSILLDQASRTVHKNLADFIKV, from the exons ATGAAGCCTTTAATAGATTTCGATGAGTGTCTCAGAGACTCACCAAAATTTCG AGAGCAGCTGGAGACGGAGGAGGCGAGTATTGACGGACTGGAGCAAAAACTTGATAAAGTACTCAAGGCTTGCTCTGTTATGATTGATTCAGGAAAAACATACATGAGTCATCGAGG ATCATTCACCAATGCGCTTTGGGATTTGAGCAGTTATTTCTCTGAAGACCCCACTGTGATAGCAACATTGAACCGAATGATCCATGCTCTACAGGAAATGAACAAGTTCCACTCCATCCTACTAGACCAGGCATCTAGGACTGTACATAAGAATCTCGCTGACTTTATTAAAGTGTAA
- the LOC141437162 gene encoding transmembrane protein 19-like produces the protein MAPNNSSKAHINNDHIVTVLVCAIAIPLSMSLWIINLIYTKFVAKNEGFDEPVVISPARWLAACFIPIMIAFYGYQKKSLNLSGALFGIVVGFVLTLSNFCFLATLLTFFTSSSKATKFRPHLKRKIEEDFKEGGQRNWIQVLCNAGMATQLALLYLMDVGASEKPIDFFNHYRASWLSMGVLGKF, from the exons ATGGCTCCAAACAACAGTAGCAAAGCTCATATAAACAATGACCATATCGTCACGGTTCTAGTATGTGCCATAGCAATACCGCTATCAATGTCTTTAtggattattaatttaatttataccaaatttgtTGCCAAGAATGAAGGGTTTGATG AACCTGTTGTTATATCACCAGCACGCTGGTTGGCAGCATGCTTCATACCCATCATGATAGCCTTTTATGGGTACCAAAAAAAAAGTCTGAATCTAAGTGGGGCCTTGTTTGGCATTGTTGTGGGATTTGTACTTACTCTGAGCAATTTCTGCTTTCTGGCAACACTGTTAACATTCTTTACGTCTTCATCTAAAGCAACAAAATTTAGGCCACATTTGAAAAGGAAGATAGAAGAAGATTTCAAAGAAG GTGGACAGAGAAATTGGATCCAAGTGCTATGCAATGCTGGAATGGCAACACAGTTAGCTTTGCTGTATTTGATGGATGTCGGCGCTTCGGAAAAGCCGATAGATTTCTTCAATCATTACCGGGCATCTTGGTTGTCAATGGGTGTTCTTGGTAAGTTTTGA